Proteins co-encoded in one uncultured Draconibacterium sp. genomic window:
- a CDS encoding ATP-binding protein translates to MKNKPSNILVIKSVSTEIKKVEEFVKAIFNFHNMPDKCFNPVFLCISEAITNSIVHGNKEDHRKTVELNIDCKSHLIQVRVTDEGEGFNVENVPDPTHKDNLLNETGRGIHIIKSIAQNVQFNKKGNSLSFEIVCK, encoded by the coding sequence GTGAAGAATAAACCATCTAATATATTGGTAATAAAATCAGTAAGTACCGAAATTAAAAAGGTTGAAGAATTTGTAAAGGCTATTTTTAATTTCCACAATATGCCAGATAAATGTTTTAACCCGGTATTTTTATGTATTTCTGAAGCTATTACAAATTCTATTGTTCATGGTAATAAAGAAGATCATAGAAAAACTGTAGAGCTTAATATCGATTGTAAAAGCCACCTCATACAGGTTCGGGTTACCGATGAAGGAGAAGGATTTAATGTAGAAAATGTGCCTGATCCAACCCATAAGGATAATCTGTTAAACGAAACCGGACGCGGAATACATATAATTAAAAGCATTGCCCAAAATGTTCAATTTAACAAAAAAGGAAACAGTTTAAGTTTCGAAATTGTCTGTAAATGA
- the mnmA gene encoding tRNA 2-thiouridine(34) synthase MnmA — MNKRVLLGMSGGIDSSVSAMLLQEQGYTVIGVTFLFSGTDDQNHHFLKDATDLADRLKIQHITVDLRKEFEEYVVRYFIDEYLNGRTPFPCAYCNPNLKFKYLNKYAKAMDCDSIATGHYVKIGIYNGQKYLFQGEDPEKDQSFFLWGLPREIIDKLIFPLGNFKKTEIRNVAREKGFLSLSEKKDSLGICFIEGNDYRQFLKKRGIKSHPGNFVDQNGNILGKHKGIFNYTIGQRRGLGLNLNFPLFVAEFHLDDNEIVLAKYNDLYRSKLLLENYYIIDNEIVNKSVELIVKVRYRLQETPCSLHILNDTVAKVELLESEAMIAPGQTAVFYHNNRLVGGGFIQSAE, encoded by the coding sequence ATGAATAAACGCGTTTTGCTGGGGATGAGTGGAGGAATTGATAGTTCTGTTTCGGCGATGCTATTGCAGGAACAGGGTTACACCGTTATAGGAGTTACCTTTCTTTTTAGTGGTACCGATGACCAAAATCATCACTTTTTAAAAGACGCAACTGATTTAGCTGATCGATTAAAAATTCAACATATTACTGTCGATTTACGGAAAGAGTTTGAGGAGTACGTTGTTCGTTATTTTATCGATGAATACCTAAACGGACGTACACCTTTTCCGTGTGCCTATTGCAATCCGAACCTTAAATTTAAATACCTGAATAAATACGCGAAGGCAATGGATTGTGATTCTATTGCTACCGGGCATTATGTGAAGATTGGAATTTATAACGGACAGAAATATCTGTTTCAGGGTGAAGATCCGGAGAAAGATCAGTCGTTTTTTCTTTGGGGTTTACCTCGCGAGATAATCGATAAACTAATTTTTCCTTTAGGTAACTTTAAAAAAACAGAGATAAGAAATGTCGCCAGAGAAAAGGGCTTTTTATCCTTATCGGAGAAAAAGGATAGCCTTGGAATATGTTTTATTGAGGGAAATGATTACCGGCAATTCCTAAAAAAACGGGGAATCAAATCGCACCCCGGTAATTTTGTCGATCAAAATGGAAACATCTTAGGTAAACACAAAGGAATTTTTAATTACACCATCGGACAACGTCGCGGATTGGGCCTTAATCTGAATTTTCCGCTATTTGTAGCTGAATTTCATCTAGATGACAATGAAATAGTGTTGGCAAAATACAATGATTTATACCGTTCTAAATTACTTTTAGAAAATTATTATATTATTGATAATGAAATAGTTAATAAGAGTGTTGAGTTAATTGTAAAGGTGCGTTACAGGCTTCAGGAAACCCCCTGTAGTTTACATATTTTGAACGACACTGTGGCTAAGGTCGAATTATTAGAATCTGAGGCCATGATTGCTCCCGGACAAACTGCCGTTTTTTATCATAACAACAGATTGGTAGGCGGTGGATTTATACAATCAGCAGAATAA
- the ybeY gene encoding rRNA maturation RNase YbeY — protein sequence MKSIEFYFEDIKPISFHEGFLKKQIENLIINEKFELGELTIVYCSDEFLLDMNKQYLNHDYYTDIITFDYVEKNVISGDLFISVDRVNENAENYGISQLKELYRVVLHGVLHLVGYKDKTDEEQEEMTKMEEFYLKKIDFKELKV from the coding sequence ATGAAATCAATAGAGTTTTATTTTGAAGATATCAAACCGATATCGTTTCATGAAGGTTTTCTAAAAAAACAAATTGAAAATCTCATTATTAATGAAAAATTTGAGCTTGGAGAGCTTACAATTGTGTATTGTTCCGACGAGTTTTTACTCGATATGAATAAACAATATCTTAATCACGATTATTATACAGATATAATAACTTTTGATTACGTAGAGAAAAATGTAATTTCGGGCGATTTATTTATAAGTGTCGACAGAGTGAACGAAAATGCAGAAAATTACGGTATTTCGCAATTAAAAGAGTTGTATCGTGTTGTTTTACATGGTGTTCTGCATTTAGTTGGCTATAAAGATAAAACTGACGAAGAGCAGGAGGAGATGACGAAAATGGAAGAGTTTTATCTTAAAAAAATAGATTTTAAAGAACTGAAGGTATGA
- a CDS encoding family 43 glycosylhydrolase, with product MKQIRILGSIALLSLLFSSAVMAQVGKPYIHDPSTIMECDGKYYTFGTGRGGLISEDGWVWNGGGVRPGGGAAPDAMKIGDRYLVVYGATGGGLGGGHDGRILTMWNKTLDPNSPDFEYSEPIEVVRSEGMEDNDAIDPGLLLDPTTGRLWCSYGTYFGFIRLIELDPKTGKRVEGNEPIDIAIDCEATTMMYRNGWYYLLGTHGTCCDGANSTYNIVVGRSKKVTGPYVDNMGREMLKGGGKMVIAAGGRVTGPGHFGLIKIDEGVQKMSCHFEADLDRSGRSVLGIRPLLWKNDWPVAGDPFKEGTYEIESERRGYALELVVDFVRMPRGTRGFWHDSDEPVKPIPSQTLEDVIDTWPTGDIGVRIGDYMFRPHQRWTITAVPEAGGYLGGPYYKIVIEGTERALAATADAEVIAVPEFTGADEQLWRIEQLIDGTYRIMPKVIPNSNKKLALVSSGDSTPTLAEFDFNSDNSKWNFRDH from the coding sequence ATGAAACAAATCAGAATATTGGGCTCAATAGCCCTTTTATCATTGTTATTTAGTAGTGCAGTAATGGCACAAGTAGGGAAACCATATATACACGACCCTTCAACAATAATGGAATGCGATGGAAAGTATTATACTTTTGGAACAGGTAGAGGTGGTTTAATATCTGAAGATGGTTGGGTATGGAACGGCGGGGGAGTAAGACCCGGTGGCGGTGCTGCACCTGACGCTATGAAGATTGGTGACCGCTACCTAGTAGTTTATGGCGCAACCGGTGGTGGCCTTGGAGGTGGACACGATGGAAGAATTTTAACCATGTGGAACAAAACGCTTGATCCAAATTCTCCTGATTTTGAATATTCAGAGCCTATCGAAGTGGTAAGATCAGAAGGTATGGAAGATAACGATGCCATTGATCCGGGCTTATTGCTTGATCCTACCACAGGACGTTTATGGTGTTCGTACGGAACCTATTTTGGATTCATTCGCCTTATTGAGCTTGATCCTAAAACAGGGAAACGTGTTGAAGGTAATGAACCAATAGATATTGCCATCGACTGTGAAGCAACAACAATGATGTACCGTAACGGATGGTATTACCTTTTAGGTACACACGGAACCTGTTGCGATGGTGCTAATTCTACTTATAATATTGTAGTTGGACGTTCGAAAAAGGTGACAGGCCCGTACGTTGATAATATGGGAAGAGAAATGCTTAAAGGTGGTGGTAAGATGGTTATTGCTGCCGGCGGAAGAGTTACTGGCCCTGGTCATTTTGGATTAATAAAAATTGATGAAGGCGTTCAAAAAATGTCTTGTCATTTTGAAGCCGATTTAGATAGGAGTGGTCGAAGTGTACTGGGTATTCGTCCGTTACTTTGGAAAAATGACTGGCCGGTTGCAGGCGATCCTTTTAAAGAAGGAACTTACGAAATTGAATCGGAAAGAAGAGGTTATGCATTGGAACTGGTGGTTGATTTTGTGCGTATGCCACGTGGAACAAGAGGATTTTGGCATGATTCAGACGAACCGGTTAAACCTATTCCATCGCAAACATTAGAAGATGTAATTGACACCTGGCCAACCGGAGATATTGGTGTAAGAATTGGCGATTACATGTTCCGTCCGCATCAAAGATGGACAATTACAGCAGTACCTGAAGCCGGTGGATATTTAGGCGGGCCTTACTACAAAATAGTTATTGAAGGTACTGAACGTGCATTGGCAGCTACGGCAGACGCAGAGGTAATTGCAGTTCCTGAATTTACAGGTGCCGACGAGCAATTGTGGAGAATAGAGCAATTGATTGATGGAACTTATAGAATAATGCCAAAGGTAATTCCAAATTCAAATAAGAAGCTGGCGTTGGTTTCTTCTGGTGATAGTACTCCTACGCTTGCTGAATTTGATTTTAACAGCGATAATTCTAAATGGAATTTTAGGGATCATTAA
- the uvrC gene encoding excinuclease ABC subunit UvrC, with the protein MKYKTVNKNIDHLKTLISVLPDKPGIYQYLDQSNTIIYIGKAKNLRKRVSSYFSKNHDHRKTALLVRNIVDIKHMVVESEQDALLLENNLIKKYQPRYNIRLKDDKSYPWICIKNEPFPRVFKTRDLVRDGSKYFGPYTSIYTVRTLLGLFKSEYKLRTCNYNLSPENIASGKYKVCLEYHIGNCKGPCEGHVSVEKYDQGIADITDILKGNISGVIKHLEGMMTEMAENLNFEEAAAIKEKYDSLKRYQSRSTVVSPVITDVDVYSIEEDDNFAFINYLKIIKGAIIQTFTLEIKKGLDENTEELLLAGIIEIRQKIFSNAREILVPFKLENVIENVTFRVPQRGEKKQLLDLSKRNAKYFRLEKDKQAVLKNPKIRTDRILNTIKKDLQLKELPERIECFDNSNLQGTNPVAACVVFKDAKPAKKEYRHFNIKTVEGPNDFASMEEVVYRRYKRLKEEKKPLPNLIVVDGGKGQLSATMKAMDKLELRGKITVIGIAKRLEEIYFPGDSVPLYINKNSETLKVIQHLRDEAHRFGITFHRDKRSKAFITSELGNIDGIGEKTTEKLLKDFKSVKQIKLQKLDALEASIGKAKAGVVFDYFQKENE; encoded by the coding sequence TTGAAATACAAAACGGTAAATAAAAATATTGATCATTTAAAAACGCTTATATCGGTGTTGCCGGATAAGCCCGGTATTTATCAGTATTTAGATCAATCAAATACTATAATTTATATAGGAAAAGCTAAGAACCTGCGAAAGCGGGTTTCTTCGTATTTTTCAAAGAATCACGATCACCGGAAAACGGCTTTATTGGTGCGCAATATTGTCGATATAAAACATATGGTGGTGGAGAGTGAGCAGGATGCTTTGTTGTTGGAAAATAACTTGATTAAAAAGTATCAGCCGCGCTACAATATTCGCTTAAAAGACGATAAAAGCTACCCGTGGATTTGTATAAAAAACGAACCTTTTCCACGTGTATTTAAAACCCGGGATCTGGTTCGCGATGGTTCTAAATATTTTGGACCATACACCTCAATTTATACCGTTCGTACATTGTTAGGGTTGTTTAAATCGGAATATAAATTACGCACTTGCAACTATAATTTATCTCCCGAAAATATTGCATCAGGTAAATACAAAGTGTGCCTCGAATACCATATTGGAAATTGTAAAGGACCTTGCGAAGGACACGTTTCTGTAGAAAAATACGATCAGGGAATTGCTGATATAACTGATATTTTGAAAGGAAATATATCTGGAGTTATTAAGCATTTAGAGGGTATGATGACTGAGATGGCTGAGAATTTAAACTTTGAAGAAGCAGCCGCAATTAAAGAAAAGTATGACTCACTGAAGCGCTATCAGAGCCGTTCTACTGTTGTTTCTCCTGTTATTACAGATGTTGATGTGTATTCGATAGAAGAGGATGATAATTTTGCTTTTATCAATTACCTGAAGATTATAAAAGGAGCCATTATTCAAACTTTTACTTTAGAGATAAAAAAAGGGTTAGATGAGAATACTGAGGAACTTCTTTTGGCCGGAATTATTGAAATAAGGCAGAAGATATTTAGTAATGCACGCGAAATACTGGTGCCTTTTAAGCTGGAAAATGTAATCGAAAATGTAACATTTAGGGTGCCGCAAAGAGGGGAGAAGAAACAGTTATTAGATCTTTCGAAGCGTAATGCCAAATATTTCCGTCTTGAAAAGGATAAGCAAGCTGTACTCAAAAATCCTAAAATCAGAACGGATCGTATACTGAATACCATTAAAAAGGATCTTCAATTAAAAGAATTACCCGAGCGTATTGAGTGTTTCGATAACAGTAACCTGCAGGGAACAAATCCTGTTGCAGCGTGTGTGGTATTTAAAGATGCTAAGCCGGCAAAGAAAGAATACCGGCATTTTAATATAAAGACCGTTGAAGGGCCAAACGATTTTGCATCGATGGAAGAGGTAGTTTATAGGCGTTATAAGCGCTTAAAAGAAGAAAAGAAGCCACTGCCCAACCTTATTGTCGTTGATGGTGGAAAAGGTCAGTTATCAGCTACAATGAAGGCTATGGATAAACTGGAATTACGCGGTAAAATTACAGTTATTGGTATTGCGAAACGATTGGAGGAAATCTATTTTCCAGGTGATTCTGTTCCTCTTTACATCAATAAAAATTCTGAAACGCTAAAAGTAATTCAGCATTTAAGAGACGAAGCGCACCGTTTTGGAATTACTTTTCACCGGGATAAACGCTCAAAAGCATTTATTACATCTGAATTAGGAAATATAGATGGAATAGGGGAGAAGACCACTGAGAAGTTATTAAAGGATTTCAAATCCGTAAAACAGATAAAACTACAAAAACTTGATGCTTTGGAAGCTTCTATCGGTAAAGCTAAAGCAGGCGTAGTGTTCGATTATTTTCAAAAAGAAAACGAATAG
- the rsgA gene encoding ribosome small subunit-dependent GTPase A encodes MKEGLVIKSTGSWYTVEDENGNTYECKIKGKFRIKGIRNTNPVAVGDRVGFTLQNVSADENIAQVGMITKIHERKNYIIRRSINLSKQAHIIAANIDQAVLVVTMQYPVTTTTFIDRYLASAEAYRIPVMIVFNKADRYNEDETEEMNLLMQIYRNIGYKCLKTSAKEGTGIDEFKEALKNKTNVINGHSGVGKSTLINLIQPGLNLKTMEISDSHKTGKHTTTYSQLFKLNFGGYIIDTPGIKAFGVLEMEPWEISHYFVEIFKFSEHCQYNNCSHTHEPGCAVKEAVEKYQIAPSRFRSYLGLLEPDDKHRPAF; translated from the coding sequence TTGAAAGAAGGATTAGTAATAAAATCGACCGGCAGCTGGTATACCGTGGAGGATGAAAACGGAAATACCTATGAATGTAAAATAAAGGGCAAATTTCGCATTAAAGGAATTCGGAACACGAACCCCGTTGCCGTGGGCGATCGTGTGGGATTTACGCTCCAAAACGTGTCTGCCGACGAAAATATCGCACAGGTTGGTATGATTACCAAAATCCACGAACGCAAAAACTACATTATTCGCCGTTCTATTAATCTTTCGAAACAAGCGCATATTATTGCTGCCAATATCGATCAGGCAGTTCTGGTAGTAACCATGCAATACCCGGTTACTACAACCACTTTTATCGATCGGTATCTGGCATCGGCCGAGGCATATCGTATTCCGGTTATGATTGTTTTTAACAAAGCTGACCGCTATAACGAAGACGAAACGGAAGAGATGAACCTGTTGATGCAGATCTATCGAAATATCGGCTATAAATGTCTTAAAACGTCGGCTAAAGAAGGAACCGGTATCGATGAGTTTAAAGAAGCTCTAAAAAACAAAACAAACGTAATTAATGGGCACAGCGGCGTTGGAAAATCTACACTCATTAACCTTATTCAGCCGGGGTTGAATTTGAAAACAATGGAGATTTCGGATTCGCACAAAACCGGAAAACACACCACAACCTATTCTCAGCTGTTTAAGCTGAATTTTGGCGGGTACATTATCGATACTCCGGGAATTAAAGCCTTTGGTGTTTTGGAAATGGAACCCTGGGAAATTTCGCACTATTTTGTTGAGATATTTAAATTTTCGGAGCATTGCCAGTATAACAATTGTTCACACACACACGAACCCGGTTGTGCCGTTAAAGAAGCCGTTGAAAAATATCAGATCGCCCCTTCCCGATTCAGAAGTTACCTGGGATTACTGGAGCCAGATGATAAACACCGACCGGCATTTTAA
- the tdh gene encoding L-threonine 3-dehydrogenase: MKAIVKSKPEKGIWMEDVPMPTVRPNDILLKVQKSAICGTDLHIYKWDEWAQQTIKTPVTIGHEYMGTVVEVGSEVDRVKVGERVTVEGHISCGFCRNCRRGRQHICDNTIGIGVNRDGGFAEYISVPAKNVLHIDQRISDEMMAIMDPLGNATHTALSFPMLGEDVLITGIGGPIGAMAAAICKFAGARNIIGTDLSKYRRDLARKMGATRVIDPTKESIKEAMKVHHMVSGFDIGLECSGSPVAFNDMVNHMYNGGKISLLGLLPERTQINWSKLIFKGLTLKGIYGREMYETWYHMEMMLTTGLDISPIITHRFKADDYQQAFEIMEAGDCGKIILDWE, encoded by the coding sequence ATGAAAGCAATTGTAAAAAGTAAACCTGAAAAAGGCATTTGGATGGAAGATGTTCCGATGCCAACCGTCAGACCCAATGATATTCTTCTTAAAGTACAGAAATCAGCAATTTGTGGCACCGATTTACATATTTATAAATGGGACGAATGGGCGCAACAAACCATTAAAACTCCGGTAACTATTGGCCATGAATACATGGGAACTGTTGTTGAAGTGGGTTCGGAAGTTGACCGTGTAAAAGTGGGTGAGCGTGTTACTGTTGAAGGCCATATTTCGTGTGGTTTTTGCCGAAATTGCCGGCGCGGGCGTCAACACATTTGCGATAATACCATTGGAATTGGAGTAAACCGCGATGGTGGTTTTGCTGAATACATTTCTGTTCCGGCGAAGAACGTTCTGCACATCGATCAGCGAATTTCAGATGAAATGATGGCCATTATGGATCCGCTGGGAAATGCAACACACACTGCTTTATCGTTCCCGATGCTAGGCGAAGATGTATTAATTACCGGAATTGGCGGACCAATTGGCGCCATGGCAGCAGCTATTTGCAAATTTGCAGGAGCACGCAATATTATCGGTACCGATTTGAGTAAATACCGCCGCGATCTGGCCCGAAAAATGGGTGCTACACGTGTTATCGATCCTACCAAAGAAAGCATTAAAGAAGCCATGAAAGTACATCACATGGTTAGTGGTTTTGATATTGGTTTGGAATGCTCGGGATCGCCGGTTGCCTTTAACGACATGGTAAACCACATGTACAACGGCGGAAAGATCAGTTTGCTGGGTTTGTTGCCCGAGCGTACACAAATTAACTGGAGCAAACTTATTTTTAAAGGATTAACTCTTAAAGGAATTTATGGTCGCGAAATGTACGAAACCTGGTACCACATGGAAATGATGCTAACCACCGGACTCGATATTTCCCCCATTATTACGCACCGCTTTAAAGCCGATGATTACCAGCAAGCCTTTGAAATTATGGAAGCAGGCGATTGTGGTAAGATTATTTTGGATTGGGAATAA
- the mnmG gene encoding tRNA uridine-5-carboxymethylaminomethyl(34) synthesis enzyme MnmG produces MMERYDVIVVGGGHAGCEAATAAANLGSKTLLITMDMTKYGQMSCNPAMGGIAKGQIVREIDALGGYSGILADKTTIQFRMLNKSKGPAMWSPRAQNDRFRFVEEWRNILENTDHLDLWQDAVVQLIIKDNKVTGVKTKIGIEFESNTVVLTNGTFLNGLMHIGQEKLAGGRIGEAASYNISEQLLDAGFKTGRMKTGTPVRIDGRTIDFSKLTEQKGDTGHYKFSYLPGTETKLKQRSCWITHTSSEVHAELQQGFEDSPMFDGTIQSTGPRYCPSIESKLVTFAEKEKHQLFLEPEGENTIEYYLNGFSSSLPWQVQLKGLHKIAGLEKAKIFRPGYAIEYDYFDPTQLNHTLETKILENLFFAGQINGTTGYEEAGAQGIIAGINAHLKCSGNKETFVLKRNEAYIGVLIDDLVTKGVDEPYRMFTSRAEFRILLRQDNADIRLTEKSYNLGLASLDRLNLLKEKTTLIQDIIAYAKDFSVKPRFVNQLLTDKGTSELKQGVKLFDLILRPQISIFDLVEVITPFKTFLEQVPEARKIEIIEGAEIVIKYEGYISREKQLAEKLDKFENINIENKFNYNELKSISTEARQKLDKIKPKTIGQAKRISGVSPSDINVLLVLLGR; encoded by the coding sequence ATGATGGAGAGATATGATGTAATTGTTGTTGGAGGAGGACATGCCGGATGCGAAGCAGCAACAGCAGCTGCTAACCTTGGATCGAAAACATTACTAATAACCATGGACATGACCAAGTATGGTCAGATGTCGTGTAATCCTGCTATGGGCGGAATTGCAAAAGGTCAGATTGTGCGTGAAATCGATGCACTAGGTGGTTATTCGGGTATTTTAGCCGATAAAACTACCATTCAGTTCCGAATGCTGAATAAGTCGAAAGGTCCTGCTATGTGGAGTCCACGCGCACAAAACGATCGGTTTAGGTTTGTTGAAGAATGGAGAAATATTCTGGAAAATACAGATCATCTCGATTTATGGCAGGACGCTGTTGTTCAATTGATTATAAAGGATAATAAAGTAACAGGTGTTAAAACTAAAATAGGGATTGAATTTGAATCGAACACAGTTGTTTTAACAAATGGTACCTTTTTAAATGGTTTAATGCATATAGGGCAGGAAAAGCTTGCTGGTGGGCGTATTGGAGAAGCGGCTTCCTATAATATTTCGGAACAGTTGCTGGATGCTGGTTTTAAGACTGGAAGAATGAAAACTGGTACTCCAGTACGTATCGATGGTAGAACCATTGATTTTTCGAAGCTTACTGAGCAAAAAGGTGATACCGGACACTATAAATTTTCGTATTTACCTGGTACTGAAACGAAGTTGAAACAGCGCTCGTGTTGGATTACACATACCAGTTCAGAAGTTCATGCTGAATTACAACAGGGATTTGAAGATTCGCCAATGTTCGACGGTACCATACAAAGTACCGGACCGCGTTATTGCCCCAGTATAGAGTCAAAGCTGGTAACTTTTGCTGAAAAAGAAAAACATCAGTTGTTTCTGGAGCCGGAAGGAGAGAATACAATTGAGTATTATTTGAATGGTTTTTCTTCCTCGCTTCCCTGGCAGGTACAATTAAAAGGTTTACATAAAATTGCAGGTTTAGAAAAAGCAAAAATTTTTCGGCCAGGTTATGCTATCGAATATGATTATTTCGATCCTACTCAATTAAATCATACCCTGGAAACTAAAATTCTGGAAAATTTGTTTTTTGCCGGACAGATTAATGGAACTACCGGTTATGAGGAAGCTGGTGCACAAGGAATCATTGCCGGTATAAACGCACATTTAAAATGTTCAGGAAATAAAGAGACCTTTGTCCTAAAAAGGAATGAAGCGTATATTGGTGTTCTTATTGATGATCTTGTAACGAAAGGAGTGGATGAACCATACCGGATGTTTACCAGTAGGGCAGAATTTAGAATTTTGCTGAGACAAGACAATGCAGACATCCGTTTAACCGAAAAATCGTACAATTTAGGCCTTGCTTCGCTAGATCGTCTGAATTTACTGAAGGAAAAAACAACCTTAATACAGGATATTATTGCTTATGCAAAGGATTTTTCGGTTAAGCCACGTTTTGTAAATCAATTACTTACAGATAAAGGTACCTCTGAGTTAAAACAAGGAGTTAAATTATTCGATCTTATTTTACGCCCTCAGATTTCAATATTTGATTTGGTTGAAGTAATTACCCCTTTTAAAACATTTCTCGAACAGGTTCCAGAGGCTCGAAAAATTGAAATAATCGAAGGAGCAGAAATTGTGATTAAGTATGAAGGTTATATTAGTCGCGAAAAACAATTGGCAGAAAAATTAGATAAGTTCGAGAATATAAATATTGAAAATAAATTTAATTATAACGAGTTGAAGTCAATCTCTACTGAGGCACGTCAAAAGTTGGATAAGATTAAGCCAAAAACTATTGGACAGGCAAAACGTATATCAGGTGTTTCTCCATCCGATATAAATGTTTTACTGGTGCTTTTAGGACGATAA
- a CDS encoding adenine phosphoribosyltransferase, with amino-acid sequence MDLKREIREIPDYPKEGISFKDVTTLFKNKEAVKFVTNTIVENFKEKGITKVVGLEARGFVFGGAIADRLDAGFVPIRKKGKLPSAVLSESYQLEYGMDSVEMHSDALEKNDIVLIHDDLLATGGTAVAALNLAKKCGVEHIYFSFICDLEFIDTPNKSILKDYETQVLVKYQ; translated from the coding sequence ATGGATTTAAAAAGAGAAATACGCGAGATTCCTGATTATCCAAAAGAGGGGATAAGCTTTAAAGATGTAACAACGCTATTTAAAAATAAAGAAGCGGTGAAGTTTGTTACAAATACAATCGTTGAAAATTTCAAGGAGAAAGGAATCACAAAAGTTGTTGGTCTTGAAGCACGTGGTTTTGTTTTTGGTGGAGCAATTGCCGATCGTCTTGATGCTGGTTTTGTTCCTATTCGCAAGAAAGGGAAATTGCCTAGTGCAGTTTTAAGTGAATCATACCAATTGGAATATGGTATGGATAGTGTAGAAATGCACAGTGACGCATTGGAAAAAAATGACATAGTTTTAATTCATGATGATTTGCTGGCAACAGGCGGTACTGCCGTTGCAGCACTAAATCTGGCAAAAAAGTGTGGTGTCGAGCACATTTATTTTAGTTTTATTTGCGATCTGGAATTTATAGACACGCCAAATAAATCGATTCTTAAAGATTACGAAACTCAGGTATTGGTAAAATATCAGTAA